Genomic segment of Ranitomeya imitator isolate aRanImi1 chromosome 6, aRanImi1.pri, whole genome shotgun sequence:
ccaattataactgaaaccctaatccaaacacatccctaaccctaattccaacagtaaccctaaccacacctctaacccagacacacccctaaccctaatcccaaccctattcccaaccgtaaatgtaatctaaaccctaactgtaactttagccccaacccaaactgtagccctagccctaaccctagccctaaccctagccctaaccctaaccctagccctaaccctagccctaaccctaaccctagccctaaccctagccccaaccctaaccctagccctaaccctagccctaaccctaaccctaaccctagccctagccctaaccctagccctaaccctagccctaaccctagccctaactctaaccctagccctaatgggaaaatggaaataaatacatttttttaatttttcctaactaagggggtgatgaaggggggtttgatttacttttatagcgggttttttagcggatttttatgattggcagccgtcacacactgaaagacgctttttattgcaaaaaatattttttgcgttaccacattttgagagctataatttttccatattttggtacacagagtcatgtgaggtcttgttttttgcgggacgagttgacgtttttattggtaacattttcgggcacgtgacattttttgatcgctttttattccgatttttgtgaggcagaatgaccaaaaaccagctattcatgaatttcttttgggggaggcgtttataccgttccgcgtttggtaaaattgataaagcagtttcattcttcgggtcagtacgattacagcgacacctcatttatatcatttttttatgttttggcgcttttatacgataaaaactattttatagaaaaaataattattttggcatcgctttattctcaggactataacttttttatttttttgctgatgatgctgtatggtggctcgttttttgcgggacaagatgacgttttcagtggtaccatggttatttatatctgtctttttgatcgcgtgttattccacttattgttcggcggtatgataataaagcgttgttttttgcctcgttttttttttttttttcttacggtgtttactgaaggggttaactagtgggccagttttataggtcgggccgttacggacgcggcgatactaaatatgtgtacttttattgtttttttttttatttagataaagaaatgtatttatgggaataatattttttttttttttcattattttggaatattttttttaattttttttacacatttgaaaatttttatttttttacttttttactttgtcccagggggggacatcacagatcagtgatctgacagtgtgcacagcactctgtcagatcactgatctgacatgcagcgctgcagccttcacagtgcctgctctgagcatgctctgtgaagccacctccctccctgcaggacccggatccgcggccatcttggatccggggatggaaggtgcagggagggaggtgagaccctcgcagcaacgcgatcacatcgcgttgctgcggggggctcagggaagcccgcagggagccccctccctgcgcggtgcttccctgcaccgccggcacatcgcgatcatctttgatcgcggtgtgccaggggttaatgtgccgggggcggtccgtgaccgctcctggcacatagtgccggatgtcagctgcgataggcagctgacacccggccgcgatcggcggcgctccccccgtgagcgccgccgatcgcgctggacgtactatcccgtccatggtcataggggcccaccccacatggacgggatagtacgtccgatgtcagaaaggggttaaaaaaccatgttgtgtgaatctccattgtattgagctaggcataacaatcctgtttattgttttattgtgaataggagtcttctgagcccgaggctgctagacctccccccaaaaaacacgctaaaacaacaaaggtacatagcacacatgttgaatttttcaggcataaatttattgatccaatgaatgttaacattatttaatgttaaaatatttttttttacattttacatacacaataggttgtggcacacggaggacaaaaaagaaaaaaggtccctagacgtctgtcgtcgccacaactgccagaggtaaatataaaactagaaatattctatccaatatttaccaacaatctatctattcactttctatctactatacctataaactatcaactatctatcgctccatctatttgtctatctatatatctatctatcaatatctatgtatctatctatctatctatctatatctatgtatctatctatctatatctatctatctatatctatgtatctatctatctatctatcaatatctatgtatctatctatctatatatctatcaatatctatctatctatctatctatctatctatatatctatctattgctatatctatgtatctatctatctctgtatatatgaatatggccatccagtgaaattgacactatcaacaataacgttttgtgtttacatagtccaagtcagcgactaaaaaaaaaaggattgtcgttgacgaagagccattgactatccacaatgagacacttattaaccttgtggaagccaacccctccatatgggaccagagcgacagctcccaccatgacatcgttaagaaccggaagttgtgggatcaaataatctgtcactttgatccccgatacatggagaagtcgacaacctcaaagaaaaaaattggtaaatattggtgacgtaacatctgaaaatgtttaaaaaaaaaataaaaattctatcctatcaacctatccacttgttgtctgctatctatctctcaattatcaactatctgtacactatatatctatctatctatacactatttctaaactatttcttatctaacaactatctatctactatttatatatcaactatcgtagcaaactatgaacaatttttcctatatcttaaaactatctatctactatttttatatattttttttttttaaatttaaagccgatgctgtccatacccgttggaggtccatccgcgatcgctttgtccgtgactaccggaacagtcagaatgcaccaagcggatcaagtggcaaacgggtgataccgtatgtgcattatgaccaactgctctttcttcagaaaacagtgtctcagcgctcgtaagtacaaaaaggtctgtgtgcgagactaaattgtttaaaggaaaataattaatttttgtttttgggttacagcacgatatgcagtaccgctgctcctagaccagcagaggaacttgagccttctccagtggaaccaacgcaacctgaagatgtgtctggcatcagcgagccacgatctgcggatagaagcactgttgctgcaggtgtgagtgcccggttgcaatcacagcgtggacgcaagcgagcatctcaaaaagatgaagcagatgcaattatcgtggatggactccaacgggtagaggacatgtgtcgcagtgagctcaaagacctgagacgagaaattaccgagctgcaagcacgcgagtctgtatactctgctaatgagtggaagctacttttcttatcctatgtgcctgtagcacaaaatatcccagcacatagaaaccttatgtttcgacaaagactgaacgagcttctagaggaatttgtgggcccccaggaacccgctccatcgggaagaagaagactggacatgccggcctacaaccctcaatatagaggccggggtgaaatgaGCGTGGAACCTGAAAGACAATGTAGGAGTctatcatatagttgggcagacaatactcccgtgcagtaccaaagtctttagtaccgttcactgtccccagccaggtgcaattaccgcgttgcaattttttttttgggggggttttttgtTGTTaagttctattttcctttttttttttcatccctatgggatatcatgtaccaacagtttgttggaaaaatacaaaaacatttagtaaactgtttcaaagttcagattcttgtatgactttaacttttactttttacacgacataaggtaactttttacacgacatcaggttaaacaacataactttttacactacgtaactttttacacgacatcaggaagactttaaattattttcacacgtgtctgtcttgccatggaacctggccttcatgtgtgaaatagtgtgcaaattgatcacgaatcctcattatttgtgatgcagaacgaactgcagtcgattcaatgctactgaggttcgactcacaatcattggggtctaccaactggggttcatgtctcgccacaaaattatgtagacagatgcacgccttcacaacacggtccacattgtctggttgcagttgcatgcaggttagtaaaatatgccattttaatgtcaaaatcccaaaggcacactccacataacgtctagcccggctcaagcgataattaaaaatgcgcctgctggagtctagactacggcttgagtacggcttg
This window contains:
- the LOC138642628 gene encoding uncharacterized protein; this translates as MEKSTTSKKKIADAVHTRWRSIRDRFVRDYRNSQNAPSGSSGKRVIPYVHYDQLLFLQKTVSQRSTICSTAAPRPAEELEPSPVEPTQPEDVSGISEPRSADRSTVAAGVSARLQSQRGRKRASQKDEADAIIVDGLQRVEDMCRSELKDLRREITELQARESVYSANEWKLLFLSYVPVAQNIPAHRNLMFRQRLNELLEEFVGPQEPAPSGRRRLDMPAYNPQYRGRGEMSVEPERQCRSLSYSWADNTPVQYQSL